The following are encoded in a window of Vidua macroura isolate BioBank_ID:100142 chromosome 26, ASM2450914v1, whole genome shotgun sequence genomic DNA:
- the LOC128819444 gene encoding nuclear receptor ROR-beta-like, which produces MRAQIEVIPCKICGDKSSGIHYGVITCEGCKGFFRRSQQNNASYSCSRQRNCLIDRTNRNRCQHCRLQKCLALGMSRDAVKFGRMSKKQRDSLYAEVQKHQQSQEQSGGTKDEPEPLSRVYTTSVSSGLSDLDEISTLSDGLLFDFPLTPDGSSTYYNLDLLASAQPSPDQSSLDVADATLIKQESIYELMLEPALLAHGALEGAQLPPDISVLEIDRVAQNVVKSHLETCQYTTEELKRLAWSLYSPEEVRALQSKSCEAMWQQCSLQISNAIQYVVEFAKRIDGFMELCQNDQIILLKAGCLEVLLIRMIRAFNPLNNTVLFEGKFGGMQMFKSLGCDDLIGAVFELGRTLCRLQLSDEELALFTAAVLLSPDRPWLTESKKVQKLQDKIYVALQHEIQKKHSTEDKLSKMVSKLPLMKTICNLHLDKLEFFRLLHPETAMNFPPLYKEVFNSELQYSDPRES; this is translated from the exons ATGCGAG CCCAAATCGAGGTGATCCCGTGCAAGATCTGTGGAGACAAATCCTCAGGGATCCACTACGGTGTCATCACCTGCGAAGGCTGCAAG GGTTTCTTTCGGAGGAGCCAGCAGAACAATGCCAGCTACTCCTGCTCCCGGCAAAGGAACTGCCTGATCGACCGCACCAACCGCAACCGCTGCCAGCACTGCCGCCTGCAGAAATGCCTGGCACTGGGCATGTCCCGCGACG cggtgaagTTCGGCCGCATGTCCAAGAAGCAGCGGGACAGCCTCTACGCCGAGGTGCAGAAgcaccagcagagccaggagcagagcgGCGGCACCAAGGATGAGCCCGAGCCCCTGAGCCGTGTCTACACCACGAGCGTCAGCAGCGGCCTCTCGGACCTGGACGAGATCTCCACGCTCTCTGACGGGCTCCTCTTCGACTTCCCCCTGACCCCCGATGGCAGCAGCACCTACTACAACCTGGACCTGCTGGCCTCGGCACAGCCCTCGCCCGACCAGTCCAGCCTGGACGTGGCTGATGCCACGCTCATCAAGCAGGAGTCCATCTACGAGCTGATGCTGGAGCCGGCGCTGTTGGCACATGGGGCACTGGAGGGTGCCCAGCTGCCCCCTGACATCTCTGTCCTGGAGATCG ACCGGGTGGCCCAGAACGTGGTGAAGTCACACCTGGAGACGTGCCAGTACACAACGGAGGAGCTCAAGCGCCTGGCGTGGAGCCTCTACTCCCCCGAGGAGGTCCGTGCCCTGCAGAGCAAG AGCTGCGAGGCCATGTGGCAGCAGTGCTCGCTGCAGATCTCCAACGCCATCCAGTACGTGGTGGAGTTCGCCAAGCGCATCGACGGCTTCATGGAGCTCTGCCAGAATGACCAGATCATCCTCCTGAAAGCCG GTTGCCTCGAGGTGCTGCTGATCCGCATGATCCGCGCGTTCAACCCCTTGAACAACACCGTCCTCTTCGAGGGCAAGTTCGGTGGGATGCAGATGTTCAAATCTCTTG GCTGTGACGACCTCATCGGTGCCGTCTTCGAGCTGGGGAGGACCCTGTGCCGCCTGCAGCTGTCAGACGAGGAGCTCGCCCtcttcactgctgctgtcctgctctccccag ATCGCCCGTGGCTGACCGAGTCCAAGAAGGTGCAAAAGCTCCAGGACAAGATCTACGTGGCCCTGCAGCACGAGATCCAGAAGAAACACTCCACTGAGGACAAGCTCTCGAAG aTGGTTTCCAAGCTGCCCTTGATGAAGACCATTTGCAACCTGCACTTGGACAAGCTGGAATTTTTCCGTCTCCTGCACCCGGAGACTGCCATGAACTTCCCCCCCCTCTATAAGGAGGTTTTCAACTCGGAGCTTCAGTACAGCGACCCCCGGGAGAGCTAA